A window of Myxococcales bacterium genomic DNA:
AACCGCGACTCGAAAATTTACCAGGGCATCGCGGCGATCGCCAAACTTTTCCGCGAAATTCATGCCTTGCGGTTCGGCCGGATGTATTTCCGCGAGATTTCCGGCAACGGCCGTGATTTCGGCTTGCCGCAGGGCCAGCCGTGCACGCTGGCGTTCGCGCGGGTTCTCGCCCAGACGGAAATTCTCGTCGCCTACAACACCTCGACGACCGAAGCGAAACACGATTACGTGATTGTGGATCACGGCTTGTATCAACCGGGTGATCGCTTGCGGTTTCTTTACGGTGGCGAAGGCGAGGTCGAGGTGTTGCGCCATCCCGACGCGGACAATTCGGCCTTGTTCGTGCAACTCCCTCTGGCGCCGATGCAGTTCGTGATTCTGGGTAAATAAACTTTCACCGCTTCTCCGGCCTTCATCGCCACGGGTCGGATCCGAAAATTAATATTTGATCCAAATCGAAATTCCGATTGTCAGGAACGCGGCATCGCTCTATTCTATACCAAAATGGTATAGAACCCCGGGAAAGGCGGACTAATGCTGCAGCGCCGCAAAGCGCTTTGGATCCCGCTGGTTGTCTGGATCCTGACCACCTCGATCTTCATCTCCCTCTCGGTGCTCAGCCAACGATACCAGGACCGCCTCTTGCAGACGCGGACCGATGTCACCGCCGAACAAGTGGCCTTGCGGTTGGACGAATACATCAACACACGTTTGAATCTCGTCGGCCGGATGCAACTCAGTTGGCGGCAAGGACTGATCAATTCGCCGGAAGATTTTCGGTTGCAGGCGACGGATTTGATTTCCCAATTCAGCGGATTGCAGGCGATCAACTGGATCGACCGCGAGGGTTTCATTCGTTGGATCGTTCCCGAGGACGCCAACCTGGCGGCGAAAGACAAGGATTTGAAGAAGCATCCGCAAGCCGCGCAGACCTTTCTCAATGCCATGCGCACCGGAAAAATTCAGGTGACGCCGCCGGTCATGCTTTTGCAGGGCGGCCACGGTTTTGCGGCGTATTTCCCTTTGGAAGTACAAGGCGAACGGCAGGGCTACCTCAACGCGGTATTTCGTCTGGACCCGCTGATCGAAGGTTGTCTGGCGCACGGCATCCAGCAGCAATTTTCATTTGTCATCCGCGACGGCGAGGATCTGGCTTTCCTGGCCGGGAAGGAAGACGAAATCTGGCACAGCCGGTTCCGCTCCACCTATGAGTTCAAGGTCGGCAATCGTCTTTGGAATATCACCCTCGCGCCCAACGAACGTCTGGGCACTGCTTCATCCTCCTTTATGAATCACTTGCCGCTGCCGTTCGGCCTGTTGCTCGGCTTGGGCCTGGCCTTGTTTTTGCGGCGACTCATCATCCGCGAGTCGCAACTCGCAATCAGCGAGGAACGGTACCGAACCATTTTCGAAAACGCCCCGATGGGTTTGTTCCGGATCGATCAGGCGGGGCGCTTGCTGGCCGCCAACCAGGCCATGGCCAAAACCTACGGCTTCGATTCGGTCGCGGATTTCGTCGCGCAGGAGTACATCTTCAAGCACTGGGAATCGCCGGAGGTTTTCGCCGCGATGATCCGCGAGGTCGAACTGCGCGGGGAAGTGCAGGGATTCGAAACCGCCTTCCGCGATCGGGACGGCCGGCAGCTTTGGGTGCGCCATTCCGGGCGCTGGTTCGCCGACAAGGGCTATCTGGAAGGCGTCGGCTATGCGGTCACCGAGGAAAAACTCGCCTTGGAAGCCTTGCGGCGGAGCGAGACGCGCTTCCGCCGGTTGATGGAAGGCACGCGGGCGATGATTTTCATCATCGGCGCGCAACATCGGATTCTCTACGCCAACCAGGCCGCCCAGGATTACACCGGTTACACGGCCGACGAACTGCTGGGCCAAACCTCACGCGACATCATCGCGGCGGCGCAACACGAAATTCTCGATCGGGCGATCGCGGCCTACCAGCGCGACAACACGCCGTTGAACCTCGAACTGATATTCAACACGAAGGACGGCCGCGAGCGTTGGTTCGAGACGGCGGGTATCATCATCGATTTCGACAATCAACCGGCCTGGCTGACCACCAGCTTCGAAATCACCGAACGCAAGCGTGCGGAGGAGGAACTGCGCCGGTCCGAGGACAAGTTCCGGACGATCTTTGAAAACGCGCAGGTCGGTTTGTTCCGGATCGCCAAGAGCCGGCTGGAAGACGCGAACCTGGCCATGGCCCGCATGTTCGGTTACCAAAACGCGGACGAGTTCGTCGCGCAATACGACATGGCCAATTGCTTTTACGATCCGCAAGACGGCACGCGCATGGCCGAGGAAATCCGCGTCACCGGCGGCCTCAAGCGGTTCGAAGCCCGCCTCTACCGCCGCGACCGCTCCTACATCTGGGTGCGGTTCAGCTCGACCTACTACCCCGACAAGGACATGAGCGAGGGCGTCATCATTGACATCACCGACGAGAAAAACGCCGTCGACGCCCTGATGAAGAGCGAGCGCAAGTTCCGCACGCTCGCCGATTCCACCCGCGCGATCATCCTGATCAACGACCAAGCCGGCAACACGCTGTACGCCAACCAGGCCGCCGCGGAAAAATTCGGCTACGACGAAACGGAACTGACCCGGATGAAGCTCGAAGACCTGCTGACCCCGCGGGCGAAACAGATCCTCGCCGCCGCCGGCTTGTCCGCTTCGTCCGGCAACTTGCCGGTCAAACTCGAATACCCCATCCGCGCCAAGGACGGCCGCGAAATCTGGCTGGAAACTACCAGCGCCCGGATCGAACTGGACGAGGGCGACGCCTGGATTTCCACCGCCTTCGACGTCACCGACCGCCGCCTCGCCGAGGAGGCGTTGCGCGAG
This region includes:
- a CDS encoding PAS domain S-box protein; this encodes MLQRRKALWIPLVVWILTTSIFISLSVLSQRYQDRLLQTRTDVTAEQVALRLDEYINTRLNLVGRMQLSWRQGLINSPEDFRLQATDLISQFSGLQAINWIDREGFIRWIVPEDANLAAKDKDLKKHPQAAQTFLNAMRTGKIQVTPPVMLLQGGHGFAAYFPLEVQGERQGYLNAVFRLDPLIEGCLAHGIQQQFSFVIRDGEDLAFLAGKEDEIWHSRFRSTYEFKVGNRLWNITLAPNERLGTASSSFMNHLPLPFGLLLGLGLALFLRRLIIRESQLAISEERYRTIFENAPMGLFRIDQAGRLLAANQAMAKTYGFDSVADFVAQEYIFKHWESPEVFAAMIREVELRGEVQGFETAFRDRDGRQLWVRHSGRWFADKGYLEGVGYAVTEEKLALEALRRSETRFRRLMEGTRAMIFIIGAQHRILYANQAAQDYTGYTADELLGQTSRDIIAAAQHEILDRAIAAYQRDNTPLNLELIFNTKDGRERWFETAGIIIDFDNQPAWLTTSFEITERKRAEEELRRSEDKFRTIFENAQVGLFRIAKSRLEDANLAMARMFGYQNADEFVAQYDMANCFYDPQDGTRMAEEIRVTGGLKRFEARLYRRDRSYIWVRFSSTYYPDKDMSEGVIIDITDEKNAVDALMKSERKFRTLADSTRAIILINDQAGNTLYANQAAAEKFGYDETELTRMKLEDLLTPRAKQILAAAGLSASSGNLPVKLEYPIRAKDGREIWLETTSARIELDEGDAWISTAFDVTDRRLAEEALRESENKYRTMFQTTGTLTMSFDQDAIIRLANEEFPKLTGYSIEEAVGKMSWMQLFDEKSLEKMRTYHAMRAVNPQAVPRSYEARLVDKAGRFHDGIVTINLVPGTTVRVASFLDITERKQAELQMLRADKMAALGQIIAGVAHEINNPNNFIYFNLPILRRYVEAMRPLLDHHRDEDPDLKILNMPYETFLEDVYKLIENMEHGSQRITGIVSELKNYIRSHEVEDRKQENLQTIINQVMTLVGKQVRKMVKRFEIEVAPETPDVWVNAGKIEQVLINLTINAGQAADKEDSWVKLTARPAPDRPNWVEITVQDNGCGMPEYIQHQIFDPFFTTKGRDSGTGLGLAISQRIVEEHGGKISVTSEVGKGSCFTLRLPVKREE